The sequence CTTTGAGCACGGCCACCAGCCAAGCGGCGGGCAAGTCCCTGTCACACGGCAACGGGGGCTGGCACACCAGGGGAGACCTTTATTGCCCCGGGACTCCCACCCCTGCCCCCGTGGTGGCCCCGTTGCCGGATTCGGCTCAGTCCCCGAGGGCGGCGGTGACCTCCCGTAGCCGCTGCCGCACCACGCGGTCCAGCACGGCGTGCAGCGCACGGCACGCCTGCCCCGCCGCCTCCAGCGCCGCCTCCAGCCGCTCCTGGTGCAGCCGGGCGCTGAGCTGCAGCAGGGCCATCTGCCCGCTGGCCGGCAGCAGGGCCAGCACTAGCCGCGGGCCACCGGCCGCCTCCTCGGGGGAGCTGAGGTCGGCCAGCGGCGTCTCCTCGGCCAGGCCGGCCGTGCTGGCGCAGACGTAATCCCGCATGGGGATGCCGGCGTCCATCACCGCCAGGGTGGCCGCGTTGACACCGGCGCAGTAGTTGCCACCGTCGGCTTGTAGAATCTAGATggggaaaggtgggggggggggaagttgggtgagacacacacacacccccaccccaaaccctaTGGCGTCCCCCCcaccttgggggggggtgtgtgtgtgtctgtccgtccgtcccccctcCTCACCTGGACGTAGATGTCGATCTGGGAGCGGGGGTAGAGGCGGGTGAGGATGGCGGCCTCGAAGgtctgctggagctgcagggccaGCTCGGCCGACTGGCGGTCGCCGTGGGGGggtcgccgccgccgctcccccgtGCTGAAGGTGGCCAGGCTGTAGCGGCAGTTCACCAGCGCCCGGTCCGGCAGAGCCTTGCTGCGGGACCCCCGCatcttggggaggaggggggggcaaacggtgagggtgaggggggggattggGAACAGGTaacgggggagggaggggatacTGGGAATGGGGAAAACAGGGAATGAATGGCGGGGCTGAGATGGGGAGCAGGAAAGGAATGGGAACAGGGAATGGGGGGGTCACTGAGAATGGCGGGGGGGGCTGAgatggggagcaggaagggaatGGGAACAGGGAACGGTGGTGGTGGGGATACTGGGAATGGGGAAAATAGGGAATGAATGGGGGGGCTGAGATGGGGAACAGGAAAGGAATGGgaacagggaagggggggggacactgggaatgggggggctgagatggggagcaggaggggaaggggaacagggaatggtggtggtggggatacTGGGAATGGGGAAaccagggaatggggggggagggCACTTGGAATAGGGGGGCAccaggagttgggggggggaggggtgtggaCCTCAGGACTGAGatggggagcgggaggggaatGGGAACAGgtagcggggcgggggggggaaccgggaACACCGGGAATGGGGGGGCTGAAATGGGGAACTGGAtcgggagggggaggggggcaccgggAACgggactgggggggccgggggaggagggggaccaGGACTAGAacggggggggtcggggacaACGGAGAGGGCACCGGGAACGTGGGGGGGaatggagggaccggggccgggggggagctggagacgggggggggggcccggtggCCGCCGGCGCTCACCTCGTGCGGGCCGTAGACCACGGCCAGGGCCTTGGTGTTGCCCTGCTCGATGTAGGCCGAGCCGTCGGCCTGCCCGAACACCCCCATGCGGGCCCGCACCTTGCGGAGCTCGGCGGGCCGCCGCCCGTCCGCCCGGTACCCCTCGTCCGACAGCAGCTCCGCCGCCGCCATCTCACCCGCCCGCCTGCCGCCCGGACTACagctcccggcgtgccccgcgcggggactacagctcccggcgtgccccgcgagGGGGCCGCCCCGGGCTACACCTCCCGCCCCAGGCCACGCCTCCCGACTGAGGCCACGCCTCCTCACCGCCAGGCCACGCCTCTCCGTCCCGGGCCACGCCCACAGAGGAGACGCCCCCCTCTCAGGCCACGCCCCCCGCGGGCCGGTGCTCGGCGCTGCCCGGGCGGGAGGGTCGTTACCGATCCCCACCGATCCCTATCGATCCCTATCGATCCCCACCGACCGGTCCCGTCCCGGAGCCGCCCGGTCCCCCCCGGTcccgccatggcggcggcggcggcggcgtcggACCCCCCCCGCGGGTTCCAGTTCGCCATCGACCGCGGCGGCACCTTCACCGACGTCTTCGCCCGCTGCCCCGGCGGCCGCGTCCGCGTCCTCAAGCTGCTCTCCGAGGACCCGGGGTACCGAGACGCCCCCACCGAGGGCATCCGCCGCGTCCTGGAGGAGGTGCGGCCggagggaccccccccgggacacccccccccaccgggaCACCGCCGGACACCTCCGGGACACCCCCAGAACACCCGGgacatcctcccccccccccaggactcaccccgggacacccccctccagGACCCTcccatgggacacccccccccccgggacacccctgGAATCCCCCTCGGGACAGCCCCGGGAACCCCAGgactcccccctctccccggaCACCCCCGGGACGCCCCTGGGACACCCCCGGCACCTCCGTCGGGACCCTCCCTTGGGACCCCCGGGCTCCCCCAGGACCTTCCCCACAGGGACTCTCACCCGagacccccccaagccccccccaggcccctctGGGGCTCCCTCAGGGCCtcccctgaacccccccccccttcccaggacCTCCCCAGGaccatctcccccctcccccccccccgatctcCTCctgcgacaccccccccccgggaccctgtCTGAGACCCTCCCAGGGCCCCCCACCCCCTGTGCCCCAGCCCCCCAGGccagcccccaccccagtgccccctcccagggctggggcagccccatcTGGCTTGGACCCTCCCACCGAccactggtggggctgggggtccgtGGTGGgaccatggggctgggggtctgcaagggagctgtggggctgggggtccgtGGTGGGTCCGTGGTAGGACTGGGGGTCCACAGTGggaccatggggctggggggccacggtggagctgtggggctgagggtctGCAAtggagccgtggggctgggggtgttcatggtggggctggaggtccatggtggagccgtggggctgggggtctgcaGTGGGACAATAGGGCTGGGGGGGCCATGGTGGGACCCTGGGGATGGGAGTCTGTGgtggagctgtggggctgagggtccatggtggggctgggggtctgtgGTGGGGCTGAGGGtccatggtggggctgggggtctgtgGTGGGACCATGGGACTGGGTGTCCACAGTGGGgctggaggtccatggtggagccgtggggctgggggtctgcaGTGGGACAGTAGGGCTGGGGGGGCCGTGGTGGGACCCTGGGGATGGGAGTCTGTGgtggagctgtggggctgagggtccATGGTGGGGCTGGCGGTCTGTGGTGGGACCGTGGGGCTGGGTGTccacagtggggctgggggtctgcggtggggccgtggggctggggtctgcagtGGGTCTGGGGTCTGCGGTGGGGCTGGGGTCCGCGGTGGGGCTGAGGCGGGCGGTGCCGGCAGGAGCGGGGGGTGTCGGTGCCGCGGGACGAGCCCCTGGACACCTCCGGCATCGAGTGGATCCGCATGGGCACCACGGTGGCCACCAACGCGCTGCTGGAGCGCCGGGGCGAGCGCCTGGCCCTGCTGGTCACCCGCGGCTTCCGTGACCTCCTCCACATCGGCAACCAGGCCCGGCCCCACATCTTCGACCTGGTGAGGCCCGgccccacggcacccccaccGGCACGGGCTTGGGGTGGTGTGTCCCCATGGCCCACAACATCTAGGATGGAGGTGACACGTCCCGGTGGCCCACATTGTCCAGGATGGAGGTGGCACCTCCCCGTGACCCACACCATCCAGGGTCTTGGTGGCACCTCCCCGTGACCCACACCATCCAGGGTCTTGGTGGTACCTCCCTGTGACCCACACCATCCAGGGTCTTGGGGGCACGTCCCCATGACCTAAACCATCTAGGATCATGGTGTCACATCCCCGTGACCCACACCATGCAGGATCTTGGTGGCACGTCCCCGTGACCTACACCATCTGGGCTCAGGGTGGCACGTCCCCCTGACCCACACCATCCAGGCTCAGTGTGGCATGTTCCTGTGACCCATACCTTGGGGTGGCACGTCCCCCTGACCCACACCATCCAGGCTCAGGGTGCCACATCCCCGTGTCCCACACCAtcagggactggggggggggcataTCCCTGTCACCCCACACTCTCCAGGGTTGCGCTGGCACGTCCCTGTGACCCACACCATCTGGGGTTGTGGCGGCacgtccccctgccccacaccatccAGGCTCAAGGTGCCACAACCCCGTGTCCCACAGTGACACAGTCATTGACCCACAGGGGGGTCACTGGGGTGACCCCCCACTGTCAGGGGTCCCCACTGACAGGTCACAGTCCCCGTGACCCACACCATCAGGGACTGGGGTGGCACGTCCCCGTGACCCACGCCCCCTGGACCCTGGGCTGTCACATCCCCGTGACCGGCACCGTCCAGCCTTGGGGCAGCGTGTCCCCaggtgacacacacacccccccccggcaccgagCGGGGCTCGGGCTGGCACGTCCCTGTGAccaccgtccccgtgtccccgcgtGACCGGCCGGGTGGGCCCGTCCGTGTCCTCTGCCCGCCGCGGACGTCCTTGGCGGCGTGGGGACGTCCCCGGATCCCGGTGCCGCGTCCCGTGAGCGGCCGCTGGGCTCCGGCCACGGCCCCGCGCCAGCCACGGCCACGTGCCAGCGGCCACGTGCCACCCCGGCCAGGCCGGCAGCCAGcgcctcggggcggggggggggcggcggggggagagggggggtcccgtggtgtcccccccccgccccgggtgacGTCCCCGTCCCCGCGCAGGAGGTGGCGGTGCCCGAGGTGCTCTACGAGGAGGTGATCGAGGTGGACGAGCGGCTCATCCCCTACCAGCCCGGCTGCCGCCTCCCGGGGACAGAGACCCTCCCGCGGCTGGAAGGTGGGGACCACccccatggtggtggtggggggggttggtGCTTCTGGGGCCAACCTGCCCCATGGGCACCCCTCTTGGGGGCACCCATCCCGCCAAGACCCCCCCCATGGGCGCCCATCCCAACCAGGACCCCCCTGTTGGCAGCCATCCTGCCCGGACCCCCTGGCAGCACCCATCacactgggaccccccccatggGCTCCCATCCCGCTGGGACCCCCATGGGTGCCCATCTCACCAGGACCCCCCCCATGGGCACCCAtcccactgggaccccccccccagcagtacCCATCCCACTGGGAACCCCCCCATGGGTGCCcatcccaccaggacccccaggagcaCCCATCCTgcctagaccccccaccagcgcCTGtcccactgggaccccccccatggTGCTCATCTCACCAAGACCCCCTGGCAGCATCCATCCCACCGGGACCCCTTCACGGGCACCCATCCTGCCTGGACCCCGAGGAAGACCCCATCCCACCGGGACCCCCTGGAAGGACCTGTCCCACCAGGAACCCCCCATGGGCACCCATCCCACCGGGACCCCCCAGAAGGGTCCAGgctcccagcagcccccatctcaccaggacccccccccccatggacccccatcccaccaggaccCTCCATAGGCACCcatcccaccaggacccccccgTGGGCACCCATCCCGCCCagaccccctgcagcccccatcccaccgggacccccccccagaaGGACCCATCCTGCCCAGACCCCGCCATCCCACCGGGACCTCCCCACGGACCCCCATCCCACTAGGACCCTCCATAGGCATCCATCCCACCGGGACCCCCATGGGCATCCctcccaccgggaccccccccatggacccccatccctcccggtgtccccccccaccccgctctgTCCCCAGGCTCCACGGGGACgtcgctgctgctgcagcagccgctggatctgggggggctgcggcgggcgCTGGAGGGGGTGCTGGCCCGCGGCATCCGCAGCCTGGCCGTGCTGCTGCTCCACTCCTACGCGTgagtctgggggtgggggggacacacacacaccggggacacacacacacacacacacacacacagggcctGACGCCGTGCCCCCTCCCTCGGCAGGTGGCCGGGGCACGAGGAGCAGGTCGGGGCGCTGGCGCGGGAGCTGGGGTTCCGGCACGTCTCCCTCTCCTCGGGGGTGGCGGGGATGGTGCGGGCGGTGCCGAGGGGCTACACGGCCTGCGCCGATGCCTACCTCACCCCCTGCATCCACCGCTACCTCCACGGCTTCCGCGCCGGCTTCCGCGACCAGCTGCAGGTGAGGGGGGGGCAAGGGACCCCCACCGGGACCCACCATGGGCACCCgtcccaccgggacccccccaatGGACATCCATCTCACTGGGACCCCCTCACTAGGACCCCCCTCACTGGCACCCAtcccactgggacccccccccggtgGGCACCCAAaccaccaggacccccccacaCTGGCACCCATCCCACCAGCACCCCTCTGTgggcatccatcccaccaggaccccccTGTGGGTGCCCAtccactgggaccccccccactgGCACCCATCCCACCAGGAGCCCCCCCATGGGTGCCCATCCCACTGGGACCCCCTGGCACCACCCATCCCaccaagacccccccccccccactggcatccatcccaccaggagcCCCCCATGGATGCCCTTCCCACCAGGACCCCATtccactgggaccccccccatggGCACCCATCCCACCAGGATCCCCCATgggttcccctcccccccccgggacccccccagcagcacccaccccGCCGGTCGCCCCCCTCGGCagccccccaccctctgcccccccccccgcagggggTGCCGGTGCTGTTCATGCGCTCGGATGGGGGGCTGACCCCCATGGAGCACTTCAGTGGGGCCCGCGCCATCCTctcggggccggcggggggggtggtgggctACGCCATCACCACCTACGGTCGCCAGGGCGGCCAGCCCGTCATCGGCTTCGACATGGGAggtcagcgggggggggggggccgagggggggggaggggtcccTCTGGGGTGGGGacctcgggggggtgggggtctcggcggggtggggggatcccactggggtgggggtgtccctgagggGTGGGGGGATCTCACTGGGGTGAAGGTCCTGGTGAGGGGGATGCGGTGGGATGGGGGTCCCGCCACAATGGGGTCCTCAGGGGGGCGGGGGTCCCGGCGGGGTGGGGACCTTGGGGGGGCTGGGGTCCCGGCGGGGTGGGGGTCCCAgagaggtggggtgggggtcctggtggggtgtgtgggggggtcccacTGGGGTGAGGGTCCCATTGGATGGGGATCCCAGCAGGGTGGGGGTCCCGGTGGGGTTCCCAGTGGGGTTGGGGGGTtgtgctgggtttgggggtgcccctgAGTGCTGGGTCTGGGGTGCCCCCCAGGTACTCACTTTGGGGGTGCCCCAGTCCCCAAGGGGATGTGATTTGGGTCCGGGGGCGCCCCTGGGTGCCGGGTTTGGGGGCGTTGCGCTGAGTCTGGGGGTGCCCCAGTCCCCAGGGGTtgtgctgggtggggggggggttgtgccGGGTTTGGGGGTGCTCCTGGGtgctgggtctgggggggttgtgCCGGGTTTGGGGTGCCCCGATCCCCAGGGCTGTCGCCGCGGGGGGGGAGGTGTCCCGGCGGGACCTGGGGGTGTCCGGGGGCGGGGGTGCCGAGCCGTGTCCCCCCAGGCACCTCGACGGACGTGAGCCGTTACGCGGGGGAGTACGAGCACGTCTTCGAGGCCAGCACAGCCGGCGTCAGCATCCAGGCCCCCCAGCTCGACATCAACACCGTGGCCGCCGGAGGGGGGTCCCGCCTCTTCttcaggtgggggggggggggctacagccacccggggcgggggggtggggtgggggctgtcCCCGGTCACGGGGGGGCTCCGGTGTGGCTCCGTGGTGCAACACAACCGGTGTGGCCACCGCTGGCATCTCCTGGCCACCACCAGAATGGCCACCGCTGGCATCTGGCCACCACTGGCGTGGCTACTACTGGTGTCTCCTGGCCACCACCAGCATGGCCACCATTGTCCCGCTCCCACTGGCATGTCCTGGCCACCACCGGCATGGTCACCACTGGTGTCTCATGGCCACCACCGGCATCTTCTGGCTACCACCAGCATGGCCACCACTGGCATGGTCACCACTGGTGTCTCATGGCCACCACTGGCGTTTCCTGGCCACCACCAGCATGGCCATCACTGGTGTCTCATGGCCACCACTGGTGTTTCCTGGCCACCACCAGCATGGCCATCACTGGTGTCTCATGGCCACCACCGGCATCTTCTGGCTACCACCAGCATGGCCACCACTGGCATGGTCACCACTGGTGTCTCATGGCCACCACTGGCATTTCCTGGCCACCGCCAGCATGGCCACCACCAGCTTCTCATGGCCACCACCGGCATCTCCTGGCCACCGCCAGCATGGCCACCACCAGTGTCTCCTGGCCACCACTGGCATCTCCTGGCCACCATCAGCATGGCCACCACCGGCATGGCCACCGCCACCATCTCCCCACCAGGTCCGGTCTCTTCGTGGTCGGCCCTGAGTCGGCGGGTGcccaccctggccctgcctgTTACCGTAAGGGTGAGTGTGGGGGGCGCCGGGGGCGGTGGTCCGTGTGGCTCGCGGTGGTCCCCGTGTCTCACCGCCCTCCCCGTCCCGGCGCAGGGGGGCCACTGACCGTCACCGACGCCAACCTCTGCCTGGGCCGGCTGCTCCCCGAATATTTCCCCCGCATCTTCGGGCCGGGGGAGGACCAGCCGCTgtgccgggaggcggcggcgcgaGCCTTCGGGGACATGGCCACCACCATCCGGGCTTTCCAAGCCACCGCCACCACCCTCTCGGTGGAGGAGGTGGCCATGGGCTTCCTGCGGGTGGCCAACGAGGCCATGTGCCGGCCCATCCGCGCCCTGACGCAGgtggggtggttggggggggggggcttgggaggggtgatgggggggtggTGGTCGGTGGCACCCCCCGGGTCACcgcggtgtgtgtcccccccctgctcCGTGACGGCAGGCGCGGGGCCACGACGCCGCCCAGCACGTGCTGGCGTGTtttgggggtgccggggggcagCACGCCTGCGCCATCGCCCGCGCCCTGGGCATGAGCAGGGTCTTCATCCACAAGTAGGTGCATCAAagtgggggggacggggggcggGACGTGGGGACCCCCCCTTCTGCCGGCGCTGCTGGATTGGGGGGGGTGGtcacagcgggggggggggcacgtccAGTGACACCCCCCCGCTGGTGTTGGGGTGTTCCCGCAGCCTGGGGAGGTggagtgggggtggggggctctggtaccccccccccaccccacccccagggaGGATgagctgggtttgggggtgcccatGGGAGCTGGGTTTGGGGTGTCATAGTCCCCAGGGGGATGTGCTGGGTCTGGGGGCTCCCCTGGATGCTGGGTCTGGGGGTGCCCCCATGTGCTGGGTCTGGGGGTACCCTGGGTTCTGGATGCGGGGGTGCCCCTGGGTGcggggtctgggggtgccccAGTCCtgagagggaggtgctgggtttgggggtgcccctgGGAGCTGGGTTTGGGGTGTCGTAGACCCCAGGGGGATGTGCTGGGTCTGGGGGCTCCCCCGGATGCTGGGTCTTGGGGTGCCCCTGGCGCTGGGTGTGGGGGTTCCCTGGTCCTCAGGGGAATGTGCTGGGTCTGGAGATGCCCCCAGTGCCGGGTCTGGGGGTACCCTGGGTTCTGGGTGtgggggtgtctctgggtgctgGGTCTGGGGGTGCCCCTGGTTGCCGGGTCTGGGGGCACCCCCCCCATGCTGTATGTGTGGGTGTCCCCAGCTGCTGGGTCTGGGGGTGCCCCTGGTTGCCGGATCTAGGGGTGCCCCCGGTTGCCCTGTCTGGGGGTGCCCCCTGTGCTGtgtttgggggtgccccccccccgctgcaTATACCCCCTGTCCCCCAGGTACAGCGGGGTGCTCTCCGCCTACGGGCTGGCGCTGGCGGACGTGGTGCAGGAGGCGCAGGCCCCCTGTGCCCTGCGCTACGAGCCCCCCGCCTTCCCCCGGCTGGAGGGGGTgctggcccagctggagcagcagtgcCGGGACGCGCTGCGGGCACAGGGCTTCACGGGGTGAGccgcctggggggggggtgtcccggggcggggggacggggggggtccccgtgtgtcccccagCCCGGTGACGGCCGCCCCGCAGGGAGCAGATCCGGACGGAGGCTTTTCTCCACCTGCGCTACGAGGGCACCGACTGCGCCCTGATGTGCTCGGCCAAGGggtacccccccacccccgactcCTGCCGCGCCGGGGACTTCCTCGCCGCCTTCACCAGCCGGTCCGTACCCACGCCGCCGGCCCCGGTGCGGCACCGCGGTCCCCCATCCCGGCACCATGACCCTCATCCCGGCATCGCCATCCCCATCCTGGCACCGCCATCCCCATCCCGGCACTCTGATTCTCATCCAAGTGCCATGATCTCCATCCTGGCATCTCAATCCCCATCCCAGCACCAGGATCCCCATCCCGTCACCATGGTCCCCATCCTGGCGCTGCAGTCCCCCATCCCGGCACTGTGGTCCCCCATCCCGGCACTGTGGTCCCCATCCCGGCACCACGGTCCCTATCCCACTCCTATGATTCCCCCATTGTGGTACCACGATCCCCATCCTGGCACTGCCATCACCATCCCGGCACCAGGATCCCCATCCCGGCACCATGGTCCCCCATCCCAGCACCAGGATCCCCATCctgccaccaccatccccatcccggcACTCTGATTCTCATCCAAGTGCCATAATCCCCATCCCGGCAGCGCCATCCCCATCCCGGCACCAGGATCCCCATCCTggcaccaccatccccatcccggcACCTCCGCACCACACCGGGGGCAGTTGGGGGTCTCCCGGTGCCCCCTGGCCGCAGCTGCCACCCctttccccccaaccccccaacaGGTACCTGGTGGAGTTCGGCTTCACCATCCCCGACCGCCCCGTGGTGGTGGACGACCTGCGGGTGCGCGGCACCGGCAGCAGCGGCATCCGCTGCGAGACCCCCCTGGCCCCCAGCGGGAAACCGCCCCGCGTGGAGACGgtgaggatgggggggggtgggggtgtgtgtcccgggggggggggggtcccagcgggCCAGGGGGTGACCCGCGTGGGGTGACACGCAGGTGACGCGGTGCTACTTCGAGGAGGGGTACCTGGAGACGCCGGTGttcctgctggaggagctggcctGCGACCACACCGTCCCCGGCCCCGCCATCATCATCGACAAGAACAGGTTGGGAcctgggggggaccccgggggggaccccaggggggtggtggggaccctGAGGGGTTGGTGGGGACCCCCTGAAGCCATCAGGGAGTCCAGGAGCTGGTGGGACCCTAGTGGGATGACAGGAGCCCGGGGAGTCAGAAGGACCCCAGGGGGATAGTGGGACCCCAGGGGGCTGGAAGGACCCTGGGGGGATGGTGGGACcccagggggatggggggaccccagggggatggggggacccCAGAGGGATGACAGGACCCTGAGGAGCCAGAAGGACCCTGGGGAGATACAGGGACCCCAGGGCAATGGTGGGACCCCGGGGAGGATGACGGGACCCCAGGGGGAccccacggggatgggggggggcccAGAGGGATGACAGGACCCTGGGGGGATGGTAGGGCcccagggggatggggggaccctggggagcCAGAAGGACCCCAGAGGGACCCGAGGGGGATGGGGAGGACCCCGAGGAGTTGGTGGGGGCCCAGAGAGTCAGAAGGACCCCAGGGATCTGGGGGGACCCCATGGAACTAGTGGGGACCCCAGGGTGCCCCGCACCCCTCCACCTCCCGGTGCCGCCGCAGCACCATCGTGGTGGAGCCGGGCTGCACCGCCAGCCTCACCCCCTTCGGTGACATCTCCATCGCCATCGGCTCGGGCACCCCGCGCCCCGTCGGCCCCCAGCTCGACCCCGTCCAGCTCTCCATCTTCTCCCACCGCTTCATGAGCATcgcaggtgggggggggagggggagggctgctgggatgggggcgccgtggggctggggggggggggttggtgtggGGGTCCTGAGGGTCCTCCCCGTGtgcgtccccccccccgcagagcAGATGGGCCGGATCCTGCAGCGGACGGCCATCTCCACCAACATCAAGGAGCGGCTGGACTTCTCCTGCGCGCTCTTCGGGCCGGACGGGGGGCTGGTCTCCAACGCCCCCCACATCCCCGTCCACCTGGGCGCCATGCAGGAGACCGTCCAGTTCCAGGTAGAGGGGttccagggagcagaggggggGGTCTCAGGGTGTTTgggacccccttcccccccccagcgaCCTTCTCATCCCTTCCTGGTGCCATGGCAGATCCGCAACCTGGGTGAGGACCTGCGGGAGGGGGACGTCATCCTGAGCAACCACCCCTGTGCGGGGGGCAGCCACCTGCCCGACCTCACTGTCATCACCCCCGTGAGtgtgggaccccccccgccccccgtggGGTGTAGGACtcatccatgggctgcaggactCATCCATGGGGTGTAGGACCCATCTGTGGGGTGTAGAACCCACCCATGGGCTGCAGGACCCATCCATGGGGTGTAGGACCCATCTGTGGGGTGTAGAACCCACCTGTGGGCTGCAGGACTCCCCCATGGGGTGTAGGACCCACCCGCGGGCTGCAAGACCCATTCACGGGGTGCAGGACCCCCCTGTGGGGCTTAGGACCCCTCCTATGGGGTATAGAACCTATCCATAGGCTGCAGGACCCATCCATGGGGTGCAGGACCCCTCCTATGGGGTGTAGGACCCACCCGTGGGCTGGTGGACcccctccacgggctgcaggacCCCCCAGTGGGgtgcagacaccccccccaggacaTCAGCTCAGCGCTGGGCTCCCCTCAGGTCTTCTGGCCGGGTGTCCCCAAGCCTGTGTTCTTCGTGGCCAGCCGGGGCCACCACGCCGACATCGGGGGCATCACCCCCGGCTCCATGCCCCCCCACTCCAAGGCCCTGCGGGAGGAGGGGGCCGTCTTCATCTCCTTCAAGCTGGTGAAGGACGGCATCTTCCAGGAGGAGGGTGGGTCTGCAGTGGGGGGAGGACGctgtggggacatggtggggacggTGGGGacatggtggtgatggtggggatgATGAGGACATGGTGGTGATGATGGGAATGTGGTGGTGATGATGGGGATGTGGTGGTGATGATGGGgatgtggtggtgatggtggggacgtggtggtgatggtggggacgtg comes from Numenius arquata chromosome 3, bNumArq3.hap1.1, whole genome shotgun sequence and encodes:
- the OPLAH gene encoding LOW QUALITY PROTEIN: 5-oxoprolinase (The sequence of the model RefSeq protein was modified relative to this genomic sequence to represent the inferred CDS: deleted 2 bases in 2 codons), which codes for MAAAAAASDPPRGFQFAIDRGGTFTDVFARCPGGRVRVLKLLSEDPGYRDAPTEGIRRVLEEERGVSVPRDEPLDTSGIEWIRMGTTVATNALLERRGERLALLVTRGFRDLLHIGNQARPHIFDLEVAVPEVLYEEVIEVDERLIPYQPGCRLPGTETLPRLEGSTGTSLLLQQPLDLGGLRRALEGVLARGIRSLAVLLLHSYAWPGHEEQVGALARELGFRHVSLSSGVAGMVRAVPRGYTACADAYLTPCIHRYLHGFRAGFRDQLQGVPVLFMRSDGGLTPMEHFSGARAILSGPAGGVVGYAITTYGRQGGQPVIGFDMGGTSTDVSRYAGEYEHVFEASTAGVSIQAPQLDINTVAAGGGSRLFFRSGLFVVGPESAGAHPGPACYRKGGPLTVTDANLCLGRLLPEYFPRIFGPGEDQPLCREAAARAFGDMATTIRAFQATATTLSVEEVAMGFLRVANEAMCRPIRALTQARGHDAAQHVLACFGGAGGQHACAIARALGMSRVFIHKYSGVLSAYGLALADVVQEAQAPCALRYEPPAFPRLEGVLAQLEQQCRDALRAQGFTGEQIRTEAFLHLRYEGTDCALMCSAKGYPPTPDSCRAGDFLAAFTSRYLVEFGFTIPDRPVVVDDLRVRGTGSSGIRCETPLAPSGKPPRVETVTRCYFEEGYLETPVFLLEELACDHTVPGPAIIIDKNSTIVVEPGCTASLTPFGDISIAIGSGTPRPVGPQLDPVQLSIFSHRFMSIAEQMGRILQRTAISTNIKERLDFSCALFGPDGGLVSNAPHIPVHLGAMQETVQFQIRNLGEDLREGDVILSNHPCAGGSHLPDLTVITPVFWPGVPKPVFFVASRGHHADIGGITPGSMPPHSKALREEGAVFISFKLVKDGIFQEEAVREALLAPGRVPGCSGSRNLPDNLSDLRAQVAANQKGIQLVTDLIRLHGLPVVQAYMAHIQANAEVAVREMLKGFAARWGTAVEAEDHMDDGSPIRLRVQVDPQEGSAVFDFSGSGPEVHGNCNAPRAITLSALIYCLRCLVGQDIPLNQGCLAPVRVVIPKGSILDPSPEAAVVGGNVLTSQRVVDVILRAFGVCAASQGCMNNVTFGTARGGYYETVAGGAGAGPHWHGRSGVHTHMTNTRITDPEVLELRYPVVLRRFELRGGSGGAGRWRGGEGVRRELQFRQETVLSVLSERRVTRPYGLRGEGSPGAPGLNLLLRRDGRTINLGPKSSVPVEPGDVFLLQTPGGGGFGSPEDGGDPQVGGDPEEGTGPPRSFAERGSLFEYRRAQEAV
- the EXOSC4 gene encoding exosome complex component RRP41, which translates into the protein MAAAELLSDEGYRADGRRPAELRKVRARMGVFGQADGSAYIEQGNTKALAVVYGPHEMRGSRSKALPDRALVNCRYSLATFSTGERRRRPPHGDRQSAELALQLQQTFEAAILTRLYPRSQIDIYVQILQADGGNYCAGVNAATLAVMDAGIPMRDYVCASTAGLAEETPLADLSSPEEAAGGPRLVLALLPASGQMALLQLSARLHQERLEAALEAAGQACRALHAVLDRVVRQRLREVTAALGD